Part of the Desulfolutivibrio sulfoxidireducens genome is shown below.
GCCCGAAACGGAGGAGAAAACCCGAACGGGCGCGGTCAAAACGGCCGGCAGTGGTGCTTGACGCTTACCCCCTTGACGATGAAAATCGTGGCCTCGGCGATATTGGCCGCCTTGTCCCCGATGCGCTCCAGGGACCTGGCCGCGATCACCTCGTGAATGGCGCGCTCCAGGCTCTTTGGCGAGCAGGACTCCACCTCGGCCAGGCCCAGGGCGTCCTTGATGACCCGGACGTTCAGGTCGCCGATATCCGCGTCCATGCGGCATACCTCCTGGGCCAGATCCGCGTCACCGGCCTGGAACGCGGCCAGGGCCTTGTCCAGCATCTCCTCGGCCCGGAAGGCCAGGTCTTCCAGGGGCGCGGGCAGGGGCGCGGCGGGCAGTTGGGCCAGAAATATGGCCCGCTCGGCGATGTGCAGGGCCTCGTCGCCCACCCGCTCCAGGTCGATGATCATGCGCATGCCGCCCACGATCCGCCGCAGGTCCAAGGCCACGGGCTGCTCCAGGGCCAGAAGCCGCAGGCAAAACTCGTCCAGGTCACATTCCAGGCGGTTTATTTCCACGTCCCGGTCGATGACCGCCTTGGCCAAGGCGATGTCGCGGCCGGAAAAGGCCCGCATGGCGTCCCCAAAGGCCTTGCGGGACAGCGCGGCCATGCGCAACAGTTTCTCCGTGAAGATTTCGAGCTCGGCGTGAAAATGGCTTCTGCCGTCCATGACCGTGTTCCTCCTGGCCGGTCCCGCAAGGGGAAAAGGCCTGTATTGGGCATCTTGCCCGACGCCGGTGATCGCCGCGACGCATTCCGGATACGCTGCATCACCCGAAGCGTCCGGTGATATAGTCCTCGGTCTGCTTGTTGGACGGCCGGGTGAAGATGGTCTCGGTGTTGTCCGTCTCCACCAGCTTGCCCATGTAGAAAAAGGCGGTCATGTCCGACACCCGGGCGGCCTGCTGCATGCTGTGGGTGACGATGATGATGGTGAAGCGCTTTTTGAGCTCGTGGATGAGCTCCTCGATCTTCTGGGTGGCGATGGGGTCCAGGGCCGAGGCCGGTTCGTCCATGAGCACCACGTCCGGGGCCACGGCCAGGGCCCGGGCGATGCACAGGCGCTGCTGCTGGCCGCCGGACAGCCCCAGGGCCGAGTCGTGCATCCGGTCCTTGACCTCCTCGAAAAGCGCCGCGTCACGCAGGCTTTTTTCCACCTGCTGGGCGATGTAGGCGTTGTCCCGCACCCCGTTGACCCGAAGCCCGTAGGCCACGTTCTCGAACACGGTCTTGGGAAAGGGATTGGGCTTTTGGAAGACCATGCCCACCCGGCGGCGCAACTCCACCACATCCACCTCGGGAGCGTGGAGGTTCGCCCCGTCCAGGGTCAGCTCGCCGTCCACCCTGGTGCCCGGGATGAGATCGTTCATGCGGTTTAAACACCGCAGAAACGTGGACTTGCCGCACCCGGAGGGCCCGATGAGCGCCGTCACCCGGTTTTCCTGGATTTCCAGGGAGATGTCGTGCAGGGCCTTGAAGCTGCCGTAGTAGAAATCAAGATTGCGGGCCGCCATTTTGATCTTGTGCGCCATGAACGTTTCCTTGTCGTTTGCGGACTGTCCCGGTACAGGCCCGGTCCCAGCATCCTGCCGGCGCGGCCCTAGCCGCGCGCCTCTTCCCGGGCCTCACCGGCCGGGGACTCCCCGGACGGCGGCGTGGCCAGGGTGAAAAAAAAAGCCGCCCCGGACATCTCTCCCCGGGCCCGCTCCACCCAGA
Proteins encoded:
- the phoU gene encoding phosphate signaling complex protein PhoU; the protein is MDGRSHFHAELEIFTEKLLRMAALSRKAFGDAMRAFSGRDIALAKAVIDRDVEINRLECDLDEFCLRLLALEQPVALDLRRIVGGMRMIIDLERVGDEALHIAERAIFLAQLPAAPLPAPLEDLAFRAEEMLDKALAAFQAGDADLAQEVCRMDADIGDLNVRVIKDALGLAEVESCSPKSLERAIHEVIAARSLERIGDKAANIAEATIFIVKGVSVKHHCRPF
- the pstB gene encoding phosphate ABC transporter ATP-binding protein PstB; the protein is MAHKIKMAARNLDFYYGSFKALHDISLEIQENRVTALIGPSGCGKSTFLRCLNRMNDLIPGTRVDGELTLDGANLHAPEVDVVELRRRVGMVFQKPNPFPKTVFENVAYGLRVNGVRDNAYIAQQVEKSLRDAALFEEVKDRMHDSALGLSGGQQQRLCIARALAVAPDVVLMDEPASALDPIATQKIEELIHELKKRFTIIIVTHSMQQAARVSDMTAFFYMGKLVETDNTETIFTRPSNKQTEDYITGRFG